A segment of the Nitrospina gracilis 3/211 genome:
CCGCCTGCGACTGCTTGTTGATCAGCTCCACCGCCGCCACCACGCCATCGGGAAAACTGTAGGTCTCCCCGTTCTGGCCGGTCACCATGATGCCATCCATCGCCTTCTTCAAGTTACCAAAATACTCTTCAACCATACGTTGCATAAAACAACCCCTGTTATTTGGCCAGTGAATGAATCAGTTCCAGAACTTCATTTTTTTCAACCGATCGCTTGTTGCCCATGATCTGCACCGCCAGCGCCCCGACCGCATTGCCGACGAAGGTGACCATGTCCATCGGCATCGACTGCGCCACGCACGGCGCGGTGTAGGCGAAGTAGGCATCGCCCGCGCCGATGGTGTCGACCACGTTGGTCGAGAAAATGGGCGTGCGGAACACCTGCTGTTTGCCGTTGACTCCCAGCGAGCCGCGTTTGCCCAGAGTCACCACCAGGTGGTTGGCCTGGATCTGCTCCTTGATGGTGAGCGCGATCTCGTCGATGGCGCCGTGTTTGTCCTGCGCCGCGAGCCGCACTTCAGGCTCGTCCAGGCAGACATAATGCGGCCTGGCGTATTTGGTGATGAGATTGTAACCGGAATTCGCGGCATTGGTCTGTGTGTTGACGGCCAGCACCTTCGAATTGTCCACCAGCGCCTTATAGATGGTCTCCGACACGAACCCGTGCCCGAAATCCGAGAGCAAAACCAGGTCGTACCCCTGCACCTGCTGTTTCAGGTAATCCGCCACTTCCCGGTCGAGGGAGGGCGACAGCTTGGTGTCGTTGATGTAATTCACCTCGAACAGCTTCTGGTTCAGGTACTGGTGCACGAAACGGGTCTTGGTGATGGTCGGGCCGTCTTCGCGGTAAAAGAACCGCGTGGTGACGTTCGGCTTCAGGTTGTCGCGGATGAACTCGGCGCGCGGATTGTCCAGCCCCAGAAGCGTCACCAGGTGCACCTCCTTGCACAGTCCTGCCACATGGTTGGCGATGGCGAACGCGCCTCCCGCAAACACTTCGTGGCTGAGGAACCGGTTGACCACCAGGTTCGCCTTGCCCGCCTTGCCCATCGGTTCGCAGTAATGGTATTCGTCGATGATGCCGTCGCCGATCAGGCACACGCGCAGGTTCTCCATGCCGTGCAGGTAATCGGCGATTTCCTTGAACGTGTAACGCTTGAAAAAGTTTTTCAGGAAGAGCTTGGTGTCTTCCGGGTAGAGGTCGAAGAAGTTACGCAGGATGTGCGAGGAACGCATGGAAAACCCGTCGGTCTCGCGGATCTGGATTTCGCCCCAGAACAGGTCACGCTCCTCCTCGAAGATCTTGCGGTTCACCTCCTGGTCGCGTTCCTGGTGCGCCTGCCCCTTGGCGAACACGTCGGGGTTGAGGATGCGCACGCATTCGAACGGACGCTCGTCGTCCACCAGGCAGACGTAGTCGACCTGGGCGAGCGACGCCACATTGTTCAGCCGCAGGGTTTCCGGGAACACCGGCCGCCCGGGACCGCGCCTCACGTCTTTGTCCTTGATGACCGTCACGATCATCACGTCGCCCATGCTGCGGGCCGTGTTGAGATGCTGTACGATACCGGGGTGAATGAGATCGAACACCCCGTGCGACAACACCACTTTTCTGCCTTCGGCCTTGAGTTCGCGCACTCTGGCGGCGAGATCTTCAAAGGTAAGGATTTTTTCCTGCGGATCGACAGCCATAGCCCCTGCCTGGTTATTTGATGTATTTGTTGATGAGTTCCGTGGAGGAGAACACGATCTCGTGGGTGAAGCGCATTTCCGCGCCGATCTCCTCCAGCACCTTGAACTCCTTCTGAATCTTGCCGGTCTTGTCTTCCAGCTTTTCGAACTCCTGCCCCTTCACGTAGATGTCCGGGCGAAGCAGGCGCAGGGTTTCCTCCGCCGTCGGCCACTCGTTGATGCCGGCGTAATCGACACATTCGAGCGCGGCCAGCGACTCGGCCCGCAGCCGCTCCCCGAACACCGGCCTGCCGGGTCCTTTATCCACAAAGCGGTCGGGACTGACGGTAACCACCAGCACGTCGCCCATCTTCTTCGCGGCCTGCAGGTACTTGATGTGGCCGGGATGCATGAGGTCGAAACAGCCGTGGCACAGGACCACCTTGCGGCCACGGGCTTTTTCCTCTTTCAGTTTCTCCGCCAGCGTAGCCAGATCGAAGACCTTCGCGTCGGACATTCCGGAGTTCCTATAAAACAGATTAACGGGTTTTTCCCGATTTGTGTTCCAAATTCTGAATCGCCTGCCATAAAGCCGGAACCGTGTCCGCGTGGGTGCCCTTCACATAATGGCT
Coding sequences within it:
- a CDS encoding PfkB family carbohydrate kinase → MAVDPQEKILTFEDLAARVRELKAEGRKVVLSHGVFDLIHPGIVQHLNTARSMGDVMIVTVIKDKDVRRGPGRPVFPETLRLNNVASLAQVDYVCLVDDERPFECVRILNPDVFAKGQAHQERDQEVNRKIFEEERDLFWGEIQIRETDGFSMRSSHILRNFFDLYPEDTKLFLKNFFKRYTFKEIADYLHGMENLRVCLIGDGIIDEYHYCEPMGKAGKANLVVNRFLSHEVFAGGAFAIANHVAGLCKEVHLVTLLGLDNPRAEFIRDNLKPNVTTRFFYREDGPTITKTRFVHQYLNQKLFEVNYINDTKLSPSLDREVADYLKQQVQGYDLVLLSDFGHGFVSETIYKALVDNSKVLAVNTQTNAANSGYNLITKYARPHYVCLDEPEVRLAAQDKHGAIDEIALTIKEQIQANHLVVTLGKRGSLGVNGKQQVFRTPIFSTNVVDTIGAGDAYFAYTAPCVAQSMPMDMVTFVGNAVGALAVQIMGNKRSVEKNEVLELIHSLAK
- a CDS encoding adenylyltransferase/cytidyltransferase family protein; this translates as MSDAKVFDLATLAEKLKEEKARGRKVVLCHGCFDLMHPGHIKYLQAAKKMGDVLVVTVSPDRFVDKGPGRPVFGERLRAESLAALECVDYAGINEWPTAEETLRLLRPDIYVKGQEFEKLEDKTGKIQKEFKVLEEIGAEMRFTHEIVFSSTELINKYIK